In Methanocella paludicola SANAE, the sequence GTGCCCAGGTACACGGCCAGCACGCCTGAGCCGGTGCCCGCGTCTAAAACTGTATCCGATGGGCAGATGCCGGTGTATGCGATGATCGCGCCGATGTCCTTGGGCATCATGGGGGCGCCGGTGCGCCGCATGTGCTTGAAAAAGTCCGGAGCCCGGGGCTTGAGCGCCATGAAAGGCTTGCCAAGGTGAGACTCGATCGTCGAGCCCCATGCCATGCCCTCGAGTTTTTTTAAGTCGACGATGCCCAGGTCGGTGTGGAGCTTCTCCCCGCCGGCCGAGGCGAAGTACTCCCTGCCTCCGGCAGCCCTGAGCAGCACCATATCGCCTGGAGCGATGCCCGATGACATCACTTATTTCCCGATAGCTTAAGGATGGCCTCTGCCAGGTCTCCCTTCGTGTCCTTCAGGGCCTGCTTTGCCAGCTCCTTCGGCACGCCGGCCTGCTGCGCCACGAGGGTGATGTCCGCCTCGGGGATCTCCTTCTCCAGCGGCCTCTCCTCGGGGGTGCCGACCAGCTGGTACATCTTCTGG encodes:
- a CDS encoding nascent polypeptide-associated complex protein — its product is MFPGMGGKVNPRQLERQMKSMGIDMYEIEGVKQVIIKTADKDIVFNDAQVTVIDARGQKMYQLVGTPEERPLEKEIPEADITLVAQQAGVPKELAKQALKDTKGDLAEAILKLSGNK